Proteins encoded in a region of the Neodiprion lecontei isolate iyNeoLeco1 chromosome 5, iyNeoLeco1.1, whole genome shotgun sequence genome:
- the LOC124294547 gene encoding uncharacterized protein LOC124294547 isoform X1, whose translation MYAVIEFLVGEDRECALVPVLWLVENNTQCYWPRTKTEDHFTKLVKSKAAYEKTWPKFAIHKVLHTGDDYHDTEATMARLLELGTSDESGIIRNIAKKSTVIPQQDITNDVDENEATNSDDVEPEPQKKKRKHKTDKKKAKNRHVSNKKKKTKRSRESSSSLGYTSSADENLPPSEVDESTSNRNKNTRYINSAKGSTKNQTPKKNLAHKIVQHQYNDNSHESPNQLSGYETSNRNISSRIIRSTTQYDLSRSFSQLEPSTPTTSREQNTFEEKTLQYLEHIKSYTEQNHLLLRKIFSKQKEVSIDVTKKPAEFPKLPLNSMEDFSNLENILKSEEHRTYLTGKLASIGGTSGRQCVLAIMRSLLTNELAMQFNWAGRDKVSFQKTLTMETVYEAVKQTFLGKKEIGDATETSVSCAVKDWLKLARSRHTYVRKKG comes from the exons ATGTATGCGGTGATTGAATTCTTGGTTGGCGAAGATAGAGAATGCGCATTGGTACCAGTTCTTTGGCTGGTCGAAAACAACACCCAATGTTACTGGCCACGGACAAAAACTGAAGATCATTTTACAAAACTTGTAAAATCAAAGGCTGCCTATGAAAAAACATGGCCAAAGTTTGCCATTCACAAAGTACTGCATACCGGAG ATGACTACCACGACACCGAAGCAACGATGGCGCGCCTACTGGAGCTGGGCACGTCCGATGAATCCGGAATAATTCGCAACATCGCTAAAAAATCCACTGTAATACCTCAGCAAGATATTACCAATGACGTGGACGAGAATGAAGCTACGAACAGTGATGATGTCGAACCTGAGccgcaaaagaaaaaacgtaaacaCAAAACCGACAAGAAGAAGGCTAAAAATCGACACgttagtaacaaaaaaaaaaaaacgaagcgtTCTCGTGAAAGTTCAAGTAGTTTAGGTTACACCTCTTCAGCTGACGAGAATTTGCCACCGTCCGAAGTCGATGAATCGACTTCTAACCGTAATAAGAATACTCGCTACATTAACTCAGCCAAAGGATCTACCAAAAATCAGACACCAAAGAAAAACTTGGCCCACAAGATCGTACAGCACCAGTATAATGATAATTCCCATGAGTCACCGAATCAGTTGTCTGGATATGAAACATCAAATAGAAACATTTCTAGTAGGATCATCAGGTCTACCACGCAATATGACTTATCAAGATCCTTTTCACAACTTGAACCTTCAACCCCGACCACATCACGCGAACAGAATacctttgaagaaaaaactctgCAGTATTTAGAACACATTAAATCCTACACTGAACAAAACCATCTGCTACTACGTAAAATCTTCTCAAAACAGAAGGAAGTCAGCATCGACGTAACAAAGAAACCAGCCGAATTCCCAAAACTTCCTCTTAACTCCATGGAAGACTTCTCCAACCTCGAAAATATCCTGAAATCCGAAGAGCATCGAACTTATTTA ACCGGGAAACTGGCTTCTATTGGAGGGACAAGCGGTCGCCAATGTGTGTTGGCTATAATGAGGTCACTACTCACAAACGAATTAGCGATGCAATTCAATTGGGCAGGGAGGGACAAAGTCTCATTTCAAAAGACATTGACAATGGAAACTGTTTACg agGCTGTGAAACAAACCTTTCTTGGCAAGAAGGAAATTGGTGATGCAACCGAAACCAGTGTTTCGTGTGCCGTGAAAGACTGGTTAAAACTAGCTCGATCACGGCATACCTATGTACGAAAGAAGGGCTAA
- the LOC124294547 gene encoding uncharacterized protein LOC124294547 isoform X2, protein MARLLELGTSDESGIIRNIAKKSTVIPQQDITNDVDENEATNSDDVEPEPQKKKRKHKTDKKKAKNRHVSNKKKKTKRSRESSSSLGYTSSADENLPPSEVDESTSNRNKNTRYINSAKGSTKNQTPKKNLAHKIVQHQYNDNSHESPNQLSGYETSNRNISSRIIRSTTQYDLSRSFSQLEPSTPTTSREQNTFEEKTLQYLEHIKSYTEQNHLLLRKIFSKQKEVSIDVTKKPAEFPKLPLNSMEDFSNLENILKSEEHRTYLTGKLASIGGTSGRQCVLAIMRSLLTNELAMQFNWAGRDKVSFQKTLTMETVYEAVKQTFLGKKEIGDATETSVSCAVKDWLKLARSRHTYVRKKG, encoded by the exons ATGGCGCGCCTACTGGAGCTGGGCACGTCCGATGAATCCGGAATAATTCGCAACATCGCTAAAAAATCCACTGTAATACCTCAGCAAGATATTACCAATGACGTGGACGAGAATGAAGCTACGAACAGTGATGATGTCGAACCTGAGccgcaaaagaaaaaacgtaaacaCAAAACCGACAAGAAGAAGGCTAAAAATCGACACgttagtaacaaaaaaaaaaaaacgaagcgtTCTCGTGAAAGTTCAAGTAGTTTAGGTTACACCTCTTCAGCTGACGAGAATTTGCCACCGTCCGAAGTCGATGAATCGACTTCTAACCGTAATAAGAATACTCGCTACATTAACTCAGCCAAAGGATCTACCAAAAATCAGACACCAAAGAAAAACTTGGCCCACAAGATCGTACAGCACCAGTATAATGATAATTCCCATGAGTCACCGAATCAGTTGTCTGGATATGAAACATCAAATAGAAACATTTCTAGTAGGATCATCAGGTCTACCACGCAATATGACTTATCAAGATCCTTTTCACAACTTGAACCTTCAACCCCGACCACATCACGCGAACAGAATacctttgaagaaaaaactctgCAGTATTTAGAACACATTAAATCCTACACTGAACAAAACCATCTGCTACTACGTAAAATCTTCTCAAAACAGAAGGAAGTCAGCATCGACGTAACAAAGAAACCAGCCGAATTCCCAAAACTTCCTCTTAACTCCATGGAAGACTTCTCCAACCTCGAAAATATCCTGAAATCCGAAGAGCATCGAACTTATTTA ACCGGGAAACTGGCTTCTATTGGAGGGACAAGCGGTCGCCAATGTGTGTTGGCTATAATGAGGTCACTACTCACAAACGAATTAGCGATGCAATTCAATTGGGCAGGGAGGGACAAAGTCTCATTTCAAAAGACATTGACAATGGAAACTGTTTACg agGCTGTGAAACAAACCTTTCTTGGCAAGAAGGAAATTGGTGATGCAACCGAAACCAGTGTTTCGTGTGCCGTGAAAGACTGGTTAAAACTAGCTCGATCACGGCATACCTATGTACGAAAGAAGGGCTAA